Below is a window of Camelina sativa cultivar DH55 chromosome 11, Cs, whole genome shotgun sequence DNA.
agaaaaaggaaaattttaaatttatggaaatcaaagaactaaacacaatatcccacatcggctagaaatttgttagacaatggttcagaaccagtataaataagattaatatgcttccaacaacgaatgagcaggaaagcttgatttatcagacgtccaagtttaaaagttttatttgggttgatctggttttttatttgatcaaattaaaactttaaatagtttcaaaaatatattataatatttaaaaaatttaaaagtttaaatattataaatattgaaacttttaaaagttcttagcttttaaaaagtttttaaatattataagttttaaattttaaaagtttaaaatattataaatattgatgcaaaacataaattatcttatttatttatatttgtgctttttatttcttatgagtcgtaaaacatatttttgtgtatgattttagcgatgagttgatattctttcattaatttttatttttgggtataaggaagaaggattgacatcgcaagaccttaatttgatgtttgagtcaaattttgagatttaaagaagaaagatggacgacaaacacacatgttttattagctatacataggcatgaccagagttacggttgtcacggttaaggtttattaaccatcggttatggttataaatttttataaccttaaccagaaccgtttaacaaacggtaAATTGGTTACGTTTAAaaacggttacggttcaagcggttactgttatatacggttacagttatttgataatatgatatggttgatattatttgatgatataaataattgatattatttatttataattactatgttcttatagtgtactcatatttctatatatcatatgattcatattaaataaataattattagtatattttattatgtttttaaaatattaaaccaagtaaggattttggtttgagaagtttctaaacgcgtggatctaaaaccaaataagtatatggataaaattgtcaataattgagtgcatttgttgactatgctggtaatcatgaattttacaaattttatgagaaaagaaatgattttgttcttggagtttgatgggttaacaagttgtgtggtagtctaaaaaaaaggtttttagtggaagaatgtgaagaagttgacgaggaagaagaagaaaaagagtataacgaagaaccaaacagTAATGGTTAAGAtgacaattaatacaaaatatgacaatgaaaatgacaagaaagaatataaagaataaggaaacattgaataaaaaacacgaaaacaaaggtggtagcgatcaattaaatatgaaaacgagttaaattcatgattataaaatcgttttgtcatcagtttgatttgcctcgcctggacgtcaagttaaatttatgatttttttatcagattgattttataacataactgatttttatatttttaaaaatagtgtatctgaaatttaatttttttcgttagtactaattttaattttttttatgagataatattttattaccataatcaatcatatataatttttatcaaaatatatcaaataaacctaCACGCAACGCAATTAATAAGAGAGGATGTTGAATAACCATATTCAttgtttacaaattacaaattaatCTGGGTTTCCACCTAGCCAAACCAGACCAAACACCGGTTCAACGCGAATTCGGCGGCGATTCTTGGTCCGGAGCGGTCTGACTAAAACTGGTGCGGATcagtttaataaaaaacatgGGGGAATAAAGACaattttaagttaagttaaaaCAGTACTAATGTAATGACGACgtaattaaaaaagaattagaTAAAGGGAACAAAACCGTAATGTTCGNttttttttttttttttttcaagaaatctATTTAGGTTTTTTATTAAAGGCCACATTTTTATGAGTTCACTAAGGCATGTTAAGTTTTCTAATTAGATTACGTTAGAGAGCTTATGAGAGATCCTGGTGGCTTTAATGTTTTGATTGCCTTTtgttaatttcaaatatttttatcagCTTTTGGTAACATAATGTAACTCATTTGCTATATCATTGCCTCTTAAGTGAGATTAAATGTCTTATTTCGTTAGATTCTCTTTGGTTTTATGGCTAATGTTACCCCACATTTTTACGACATTGATGATTGATAAGCTTTCTCTTCTCAATGATCAAACCTACATTCTCCATTTATTGCTCTTTTTGCAGAAGTTTTTATTTGGTGGGAGATTGATATTTGGGCCAGATGTTTGGTCTCTTCCTTTTACCATACTGCTCATTGTTACTCcagtttgtttcttctctgtatTTGTTGCAACACATCTTCGCCAAGAGCTCTTACCAAACAACGCTGGACATGCCTTCTTAGTGGCAGGAGTTCTCCTTACTGTCTTTGTAAGTCTTCCTCCAATGCCCTTTTGATATTTGGTTACTTGGGCTGGTTTAGTGTGTTCTTCCTTCATTTATGCTataaatcacaaattttttttgataggtACTGATCCTTCTCTTCATCACTTCTGCGCGGGATCCTGGAATCGTTCCAAGAAATATGCATCCGCCAGAGGAAGAGATATGCTATGATACAACTATATCAAGTGATGGAAGACAAACACCCACTGTTCAAATTCCTAGGACCAAGGAAGTCATGGTTTATGGTGTTCCTGTTAGAGTTAAATATTGCGATACCTGCATGCTTTACCGGCCTCCTCGTTGCTCCCATTGTTCCATTTGCAACAACTGCGTTGAGCGTTTTGATCATCATTGCCCTTGGGTTGGCCAATGCATTGGAGTGGTAAGCTTATTCACAATCATATTAAACTAGGAAGATATGCAGATACATATTGacatttgtgtgtgtgttgtggGCAGAGAAACTATAGGTACTTCTTTATGTTTGTTTCCTCTGCAACTCTTCTCTGCATCTACCTATTTTCGATGTCTGCTTTATACGTCAAAGTTATGATGGATAACCATCAAGGCACTGTGTGGAGGGCAATGAGAGAATCACCCTGGGCGGTTTTGttgatgatatattgctttataTCTCTGTGGTTTGTTGGAGGGCTTACTGGTTTTCACTTGTACCTCATTACCACAAACCAGGTTAGTTTTGATCTGCTCTGAGTATTCATTCATTCAGTAGTAAGTTGTGTCTCATCTGATATACCTTCACATTGCAATTTTTAACAGACGACCTATGAGAATTTCCGGTACAGATCAGACAATAGAATCAACGTTTATAACCGTGGCtgttcaaacaatttttttgagatattttgCTCAAAAGGTAAACCGTCGAGGAATGACTTCAGAGCGTTCGTCAAAGAAGAATCACCGAGGAATATTAGATTGGCTACGACATGGGAACGAGCAGAAGaagcagatgaagaaaacaGGGAGGAACGGCGTCAGAAGGTGGAAGATGAGCTAGACATCGATGAAGATATTATGAACCTACAGCAACGTTCTAATGTAGAACATGGAAGTGATTCAGGGCATCAGAAAATCGATATTGACATTATGAGAGTCGAGTCTAGTGAGAGAGCACCGACGATTCGATCAGAAGCTAGGCATGGTAACTGGGGAGCAAGAAGCAGCAACGCACAGGAAGATATAGTTGATGTGTCTTCTTCAGTCAGGGAAAGTAGAAGCTATGCAGCTGCAGAGGAGGGACGATGAAGTATGGTAGTAAAAAGTGAACAGGGTAATTCTTTTGGAGCTTTCTTACTCTTTCTTACTAAGTTatattgttttcaatgtttttttcattattttattggtttggtttggtttgggagTTGTGGACAACACACTATGGTGGGGGTATCTGTGAATAAGCTTAGTGTAAAAGTTTGGGTAGAGGTCAAAATTAAGTGCTTAATTTTACAACTTGTTTGAATGTTTTGCAGTGATAATTTCTAATGACTTTTAGGTTACTCTTATCTATTGCCTTCAAATAGACAGAACCacgtttcttttttaaaaatctattgcCTTTAAATAGcggttttttaaaatgtttgacatccttcattttaaaaatctctctttctctctaataACAACACTCCTTTGgaacaaatttggtttttggCATGAGATTTTCAAAACCGCTAATTACCAGGTTCTGATTCCTTTATTGATCTCTGTTTTCGAATCATGAAAATAAGAGCTGGAGAGATGATCGTCGAACAGAACAAAATTAGTGTTATTGATAACAAGACTTGTGCTTATGATTGTGGTGCAACCAAAACCCATCATTGGCGTTGGCGGTTGTAAGGTTAGAATATCGCATGAACCCTAATTTCACTCCGATTTGGGGGATATCGTCTGATCCGCGGTTTCATTAAGCCGGAGTTAAACCCAAAACTAAATTGATTTGGATTTAACCGGCTTTAAATCCAAATTCAATCACACCAAACCGGTTTTCTGCTAACaatgtttgtttaaaatcttGCTCTGCTCGTTTGCAAAAGTTCTCTGCCTCTTTCACTCCTCAGTTGAGATTTCTAGGATTTCTCTTCAAGTTTCGTTAACTGTTTTGAAGAGGTGGACGTCGCTAGAACCCAAGCTTCATCCATAACACCATGTTCTCAGAAGTTACGTGTTTCCTCGATGGGTTTTTCTCAAGTGATCCTTCAAGACAGCTTGAATCCGCTGCCAAGATCAACAAGTTTCTCTTAAAGAGTAAaactttcttttacttttcttgcAAAGATTCGTCATTTATCATAAAACTCGAATGCCAGGAATAGGGCCTCTTGATACTTAACATCTAACATCTAATACGATCTGGAGTTATAGGTCGTTTTGTTCACTTTCGTGGCGTGGAAGATTTCTCTATGCTTCATGTTAGAAGATTTCCCCTAATCAAATATTTGATATTCATGATCATCAGTGTAATCATTGATTCCCATTGTATTCAATGATCTTTTCTAGTATCAGGCAGCTTGCGGTTTAACAAACATTGCTGTTACTAAACCGGATCTGGTAGTTTCTCACAATGCTGTTCCAAGCTTAGTCAAGCTTATTGTGATAGAATGAAGATACAAAACTTTATTGATTCTGTAAACGTTGTACAAGAACACGCCTAGAGCATCATATTCTCTAGTTCGTCTTCCTCAAATCCTCACGCAGGAGAAAGTCATACAACAAATTACATAAATGTTCTAAGATGAATAAAAGAAGACTTTATACTCGTTCTGCAAACAAGTTAGTTGCAGATATTATTCTTCACTCGAAATTATCATTTTCTCCCTTATCCAAATAATATCTCAACTGTCTTCACACGTGCCAATCCCATGTGACTTCTTCTTACGCACGTACACACGGTGAAGCTTATCATATTGCTTCAAATAGATATTATGTCCGTGAGCAGGTAAGCATTTGTACCTTTGTATATAGTTCGATATAATTATGCTTTGTCACATATATGAGTTTTGACATTATTCTTGCAGGCTATAGGGGCACTGGGTAATGTTTCTGCTCATTCAGTACACCGTAACTATGTTCTTAACTGTGGGGCATTTTGCCACTGTTGAATCAGCTTTCCAAAGATACTACTTCACTTCTCGACGCTCAGAGTTGCCACTCTGACTTTGTGTCACTTGTATCGTGGCAAGCCTTGGCTTACCTTCGAACAGGTCTTTCTTACTTATCtatttatctctttctctcctctgtTTGTATCCGTCCACTACTTCTAACATATGAATGCATTGAATAACAGGTGAATTATGCACTAGAACTACATCTTTATTCATATGATGAGAAAGTCTTGGGAAATGTTTGCTCGGTGATTCGGTTTCTGTGTGATGGTTCAGAAGATGGAATCCGGGGTGTGACCGAGGCTGGTTTTGTCCCAAAAGTAGTTGAAGATCTCCAGTTAATTAGTACGTGTCAGAATATATTTAACCCTTTTGTGACATGTTTGGATACTCAAGGCTgacaaacttttttcttttgcagacGCCCTTCCCAATCTGTGCTTATTCCTGTACTGCATATCATTGGCACTATTGTTAGTAAATATAGTCACCAGATCCAagtatgtaattaatattttatttattttgtccaaTCTTCTGGAGTTATCGTTTATCAAATTGATAGAATGTTTATATCACTACACCACCTATTAGTAGAGAGGACTCAGTGCTTGCTTTGTTATATGTTCCTTGGTTTACAATGTTGTGATTagattttgtaaccaaacaacgAAGTGCTCTGAATAAACCTCTTTGAACTTATTCTTCAGTGTGTGATCAACTGTGGTGTTTTACCCCTTCTTTCCCACTTGTTTACTCAAAACTATGACAAAAACATATAGGAATACACTTTCTTGACGATTTCAAGAATCACTGCAGACTTAAGAGAACAAATTCAGGTGAGAAGTTATTTGTTGCTTTATCATGTGCATCAGTTTTTGATTGTTGTAGTTGCATAACATATACGAAATTTTACCTTTCTGTTGTTGCTATCACTAATTGTTTCCTATTTGTGTTTCTCTTCCCTTGGTGATAACAGTCAGTTATTGATGCAAATTTGATTCCAAGGTTAGTCAATCTGGCTCAAAATACGGAATTGGACATGAAGAAAGAAGCTGTATGGGCAATTTCAAATATGGCCTCAGGTGCTTCTCATGATCAAATCAAGTATGTCgtccttctcttctctctctcttttgtagttttcttttctaattgaTTATCAATTCACTATCTGCATTGGTGTGATTCAGATACTTGGTGGAGCTTGGCTGCATAGAACCTTTATATGTGATCTCCTGGTATGTCAAGATCCAAGTATCTGTCTGAATGGATTGGAAAACATTTTGAAGGTTGGAGAGGCAGAGAGAAACATAGGAGACGTGAACCATTACTCTCAGCAGATTGAAGATGAGGAAGGGCGAGAAAAGATTGAGAACCTGCAATACCACGAAAGCAATGAAATCTACGAGAAGGCTTTGAAAGTTTCTAGAGACATACTGGGGTGTATAGGATAATGAGaagacacaacaacaaaatcccAGGTAATGGATCTGGTCTATTTCTTGGCGACATTTTGGTCTCTAGGACATCACTGGTTCCGTCGATTGAAAGTAACATAGTCGATAGAGGAGCTTTGGCTCCATTGTTGTAATTTATAAAGGATTCATGGAGTCTACACTTGTGTTTCGTTTCGTATTGATTTTTAATGACTTGTAGGATACTCTTACTTATTTGCCTTAAATTAGACGAACCACAGTTTTTCATTCTAAATAAAGAAAGACGACAAGACTCAATTTGTAAAGTCTCTTGACCAAAGTTTTAGAAACCATCCACACCGACCTATTTATAGAGATATATCTTCcaaagtgaaaacaaaataaagctaAAATTTGAGTAAAAATTGACACATCCTTAAAATAGATGCcgatgttattatatatatgacacaAAAGGGATAAAATCACAAGCCAACAAAAGCTAAAACCAAAAATCTGATTCCCAATACTTAAGAGGTCGAGAGAAATAAAACCTTTTTCCGGTGACTGACGAAATGGCTTCTTATTCCGGTTGTTTATTCGTCGTTACTTTGGTAGTTCTTTCACAATTTCTCTTAGCCCCAGCTTCGGCCTTGCTCAACAGAGAATACATCGATGCCAATTGCCAACGAGTCAA
It encodes the following:
- the LOC104725510 gene encoding probable protein S-acyltransferase 9 — translated: MIDKLSLLNDQTYILHLLLFLQKFLFGGRLIFGPDVWSLPFTILLIVTPVCFFSVFVATHLRQELLPNNAGHAFLVAGVLLTVFVLILLFITSARDPGIVPRNMHPPEEEICYDTTISSDGRQTPTVQIPRTKEVMVYGVPVRVKYCDTCMLYRPPRCSHCSICNNCVERFDHHCPWVGQCIGVRNYRYFFMFVSSATLLCIYLFSMSALYVKVMMDNHQGTVWRAMRESPWAVLLMIYCFISLWFVGGLTGFHLYLITTNQTTYENFRYRSDNRINVYNRGCSNNFFEIFCSKGKPSRNDFRAFVKEESPRNIRLATTWERAEEADEENREERRQKVEDELDIDEDIMNLQQRSNVEHGSDSGHQKIDIDIMRVESSERAPTIRSEARHGNWGARSSNAQEDIVDVSSSVRESRSYAAAEEGR